Proteins from a single region of Macrotis lagotis isolate mMagLag1 chromosome 2, bilby.v1.9.chrom.fasta, whole genome shotgun sequence:
- the CACYBP gene encoding calcyclin-binding protein isoform X2: protein MAAALEELRKDLEEVKELLGKASRKRIRDVLTAEKTKLETEIKHKTKQKGHEKGETIDNEKPAAVVAPISTGYTVKINNYGWDQSDKYVKIYITLNGVHQVPTENVQVQFKERSFEVLVKNLNGKNYSMTVNNLLKPISVEASSRKIKTDTVLVLCKKKQEQKWDYLTQVEKVCKEKEKSSFDNDTDPSEGLMNVLKKIYEDGDDEMKRTINKAWVESREKQAKGENEF from the exons CTACGGAAAGACCTGGAAGAAGTGAAGGAGTTGCTGGGAAAGGCCAGTAGGAAAAGAATCCGTGATGTCCTAACAGCAGAAAAGACCAAGTTAGAGACAGAAATCAAGCACAAGACAAAGCAGAAAGGACACGAGAAAGGAGAAACCATTGATAATGAGAAACCAGCTGCTGTGGTTGCCCCCATTTCAACTGGATACACAGTGAAAATCAACAATTATG GATGGGATCAATCAGATAAATATGTGAAAATCTACATCACTTTAAATGGTGTTCATCAAGTCCCCACTGAAAATGTACAGGTGCAGTTCAAGGAGAG GTCATTTGAAGTGCTTGTAAAGAATCTCAATGGGAAAAATTACTCTATGACTGTCAACAACCTTTTGAAGCCCATCTCTGTAGAAGCTAGTTCAAGAAAG ATCAAGACTGATACAGTTCTTGTATTATGCAAAAAGAAGCAGGAACAGAAATGGGATTACCTGACCCAGGTGGAGAAAGTATGCAAAGAAAAGGA AAAATCTTCCTTTGATAATGACACAGATCCTAGTGAGGGGTTGATGAatgttttgaagaaaatttaTGAAGATGGAGATGACGAAATGAAGAGAACTATTAATAAAGCCTGGGTAGAGTCAAGGGAGAAACAAGCCAAAGGAGAGAATGAATTTTAA